A window of Aurantibacillus circumpalustris genomic DNA:
TCTTGAGCAATAGATCTGACTTGTGATTGAGCTAGGCCTGATTCAGTAGAGTAATTAATAAAATTATAATGTTGAGCATGAAGAGAGTTAAATACAATCAAAGTAGTTAACACGAATAGTATACATAATTTTATTTGCTGAGTATTGCTATTAATATTTCTAAAAACCCAAGTATCCATAAACGAAAATAATCATATTATTGCATTAAACGTTTTTAAGACGGTAGGATGGTAATTATAATGTATAAAATGTAATTCTGAATTATCTAAATGGAACTAGATTTTTTCCCGGTTTTAAAAAACGCCAGAAATTGTGGGGCTCGTAATCGGGATATTCCAAGCTTTGCATTGTTTTTCATAATAACAAAATGCCCATCATCGTTAAGGAATTCCTTAACGAACAAAATATTTACAATGTGCGATTTATGAATCCTGAAAAAATGTTTGGGATCTAAGATGCCTTCATAGATACCGATGGATTTGGTGTCAAGATATTTTGTACCATCTGTAAAAATAATCGAGGTATAGTTACCTTCCCCTTCTAAATACATAAAATCATTGGGATCAACAATTTTGAAACCCTTAGCATGATTGATTGTTATGCGTGGTAATGCCTCAGGTGGAAGCATTGATCTGGATAGGTTTTCGAGTGATTTTATATAGATTGATAACTGTTCGTGATTTTCGTTAAATAAGTGGTTTGTGGCAATGAGTTTTTCAACCGCCATTTTTAAATCGTCCACATCAACGGGTTTCATTAAATAGTGAATAGCATTTGCATTTAAAGCGCGAATAGCATATTCCTTAAACGCCGTAACAAAAACCACCTGAAATTTTTTATTTGGAAGCGATTCAAGAAAATCAAAGCCTTCGGTTCCGGAGGGCATACAAATGTCTAAAAAAATAACCTGCGGGTTAAGAAGTTTGACACTCTCTCTTGCAGTTTCCTCATTGCTTGCAGTACCTATAACCTCGATTTCGGGACAGTAATTTTTTAAAAGAAATTTTAAATTCTCTCTTGCATGAATTTCATCATCTACTATTAAAGATCTCAGCTTCATTTATGTAAATATGGTGTTTTTGCGTTTAAGAAAAAAATGACAATTAAGCTTACTTAACCAAATAGTTTTTGAAAAATTTATTTGGGCACCTCAATCGGTT
This region includes:
- a CDS encoding LytR/AlgR family response regulator transcription factor, which produces MKLRSLIVDDEIHARENLKFLLKNYCPEIEVIGTASNEETARESVKLLNPQVIFLDICMPSGTEGFDFLESLPNKKFQVVFVTAFKEYAIRALNANAIHYLMKPVDVDDLKMAVEKLIATNHLFNENHEQLSIYIKSLENLSRSMLPPEALPRITINHAKGFKIVDPNDFMYLEGEGNYTSIIFTDGTKYLDTKSIGIYEGILDPKHFFRIHKSHIVNILFVKEFLNDDGHFVIMKNNAKLGISRLRAPQFLAFFKTGKKSSSI